From Planctomycetota bacterium, a single genomic window includes:
- a CDS encoding helix-turn-helix domain-containing protein: protein MLTLTEAATFVRVSKNTLGDLARRNRIPSKKVGREWRFLRSALVDWLANKETDQPHSTGQNGAQESVQTRFVFSALSADASLPTKHKNGFRDTAFAQNQGQSVHRWVPWIAGFSGDFVADVLRRAEGRPPNEVTVLDPFAGVGTTLVEAIKRGHQSVGFEINPYAALACRAKVECLQNNPRQISLLRRKFLTYMKSHDKKSPKSSAPEAFNSRAPFFSKKVERKVLHVLDFIRRQKVTWLRDVMTLALGSLLVSFSNYSYEPSLSRRSVAGKPEVQDADVAGVIAAKLQEILTDSAEMKLLVALKRIRPLAQVYCASFLTEYKQVRARSVDFLITSPPYLNNYHYIRNTRPHLYWLGLAKENLQLRRLEQSNFGKYWQTVRAAPPIDLEFSSPRLEKQLQHLREQNTHKGVYGGAGWANYAVAYFNDCYRFCEAAHSLMKGGGTAVVVIGNNILQGIEFKTDEIFAEIAGRNGFEVVALHRVREKRTGSSIIHSSVRSGQTKQKASLYETAVELRA from the coding sequence GTGCTAACGCTTACCGAGGCCGCCACCTTTGTGCGCGTCAGCAAGAATACGCTAGGTGATCTAGCGCGCAGAAACAGAATCCCTTCCAAGAAGGTGGGCCGTGAGTGGCGATTCTTGCGCTCAGCCCTTGTAGATTGGCTAGCAAATAAGGAAACAGATCAGCCTCATAGCACCGGGCAAAATGGCGCGCAAGAGTCTGTCCAGACCAGATTTGTTTTCAGTGCACTCTCAGCCGACGCTTCCCTGCCCACGAAACACAAGAACGGTTTCCGTGATACCGCTTTCGCCCAGAATCAGGGACAATCTGTTCACCGATGGGTTCCGTGGATCGCCGGCTTCTCCGGCGATTTTGTTGCGGATGTCCTGCGCCGGGCCGAAGGAAGACCGCCGAACGAAGTAACCGTACTAGACCCATTTGCAGGCGTCGGAACCACTCTTGTTGAGGCGATAAAGCGTGGCCATCAATCAGTCGGGTTTGAAATCAACCCGTATGCCGCGCTTGCCTGCCGCGCCAAAGTGGAGTGCCTGCAGAACAACCCTCGCCAAATATCTCTTTTGCGGCGCAAGTTCCTAACCTACATGAAGTCCCACGACAAAAAGTCCCCCAAATCAAGCGCACCCGAGGCTTTCAACAGCAGGGCCCCTTTCTTCAGCAAGAAGGTCGAGAGAAAAGTTTTGCACGTTCTAGACTTTATTAGGCGCCAGAAGGTCACATGGCTCCGCGACGTCATGACACTCGCTCTTGGCTCGCTCCTGGTGAGCTTCTCCAACTATTCATACGAGCCAAGCCTCAGCAGAAGAAGTGTTGCGGGCAAGCCGGAAGTGCAGGACGCGGATGTTGCTGGGGTAATTGCGGCCAAACTGCAGGAAATCCTAACAGATTCGGCAGAGATGAAACTCTTGGTTGCCCTGAAACGCATAAGGCCTCTGGCTCAGGTTTACTGCGCATCATTTCTCACTGAATACAAACAGGTTCGTGCCCGAAGTGTGGATTTTCTCATAACCTCACCACCCTATCTGAACAACTACCACTACATTCGGAACACTCGTCCGCACCTGTACTGGCTTGGGCTCGCCAAGGAGAATCTGCAACTCCGGAGGCTTGAACAAAGTAACTTCGGAAAGTACTGGCAGACCGTGCGAGCGGCGCCTCCAATCGATCTCGAATTCAGCAGCCCGAGGTTGGAGAAGCAACTGCAGCACTTGCGTGAGCAGAACACCCATAAGGGAGTCTATGGAGGTGCAGGTTGGGCAAATTACGCCGTAGCGTATTTCAACGATTGCTACAGGTTTTGCGAGGCTGCACACAGTCTGATGAAGGGCGGTGGTACCGCAGTTGTGGTGATCGGCAACAACATTCTTCAAGGGATTGAGTTTAAGACTGACGAGATTTTCGCCGAAATCGCAGGTCGCAATGGCTTCGAGGTGGTAGCCTTGCACCGAGTGCGAGAGAAGCGGACTGGTTCAAGCATCATTCATTCTTCTGTTCGCTCAGGCCAAACCAAGCAAAAGGCTTCACTTTACGAGACAGCGGTTGAACTGAGGGCGTGA